Proteins encoded within one genomic window of Pelodiscus sinensis isolate JC-2024 unplaced genomic scaffold, ASM4963464v1 ctg51, whole genome shotgun sequence:
- the LOC102445486 gene encoding T-box transcription factor TBX3, producing the protein MSISMRDPVIPGTSMAYHPFLPHRAPDFAMSAVLGHQPPFFPALALPPNGAAALSLPGALAKPIMDQLVGAAETGIPFSSLGHQAAAHPRPLKTLEPEEEVEDDPKVHLEAKELWEQFHKRGTEMVITKSGRRMFPPFKARCTGLDKKAKYILLMDIVAADDCRYKFHNSRWMVAGKADPEMPKRMCIHPDSPATGEQWMSKVVTFHKLKLTNNISDKHGFTILNSMHKYQPRFHIVRANDILKLPYSTFRTYVFPETEFIAVTAYQNDKITQLKIDNNPFARGFRDNVNGRREKRKQLTLQSMRAYDERQKKETGTSNESSSEQTSFKCFAQSTSPAVSAVGTSNLKDLCPSEGESDAESKDEPLLEAGDSGKISTTTAVAEDPREKGGSPAKAPFFAPESAASKSRDGPGRTEKAPPDSRHSPAAISSSTRGVGREELKSPLRDAPKVEEARLLSSFAPLTVQTDSPAHLSQGPLQNLGFPPGLASQQFFSPLGNGHPLLLHPSQFAMGGAFSGMAAGMGPLLATVSGASAGVSGLDSTVMATAAAQGLSGASAAALPFHLQQHVLASQDLAMSPFGSFFPYPYTYMAAAAAASSAATSSVHRHPFLSAVRPRLRYSPYSIPVPLPDSSSLLTTALPSVASSTGEGKSSNMAESVALNSGSELNSRSSTLSSGSVSLSPKLCSEKEATSELQNIQRLVSGLESKQDRSRSGSP; encoded by the exons atgaGTATATCGATGAGAGATCCAGTAATCCCTGGGACAAGCATGGCTTACCACCCCTTCTTACCTCACCGGGCACCGGACTTTGCCATGAGTGCAGTGCTAGGACACCAACCTCCCTTCTTCCCGGCTCTTGCTTTGCCTCCCAATGGGGCGGCTGCTCTCTCCCTTCCCGGGGCTCTGGCCAAACCGATTATGGATCAATTAGTCGGAGCGGCAGAGACTGGCATCCCTTTTTCTTCCCTGGGTCACCAGGCGGCAGCTCATCCGAGGCCTCTAAAAACGCTGGAGCCAGAAGAAGAGGTGGAAGATGACCCCAAAGTGCATCTGGAAGCCAAAGAACTTTGGGAACAATTCCACAAAAGGGGAACAGAAATGGTGATTACTAAATCAGGaag GAGAATGTTTCCTCCATTTAAAGCGAGATGTACTGGGCTGGATAAAAAGGCCAAGTACATTTTATTGATGGATATTGTGGCGGCTGATGACTGCAGATATAAATTCCATAATTCCCGGTGGATGGTAGCTGGCAAAGCTGACCCTGAAATGCCAAAGAGAATGTGCATCCACCCGGATAGTCCGGCTACAGGAGAACAATGGATGTCCAAAGTCGTCACTTTCCACAAACTTAAACTGACTAACAATATTTCTGACAAACATGGATTT ACCATTCTGAACTCCATGCACAAATACCAACCGAGGTTCCATATTGTCAGAGCCAACGACATACTCAAGCTGCCCTACAGTACGTTCAGAACCTATGTGTTCCCTGAGACTGAATTCATCGCTGTGACCGCATACCAGAATGATAAG ATAACTCAGTTAAAAATTGACAATAATCCATTTGCCAGAGGTTTTCGGGACAACGTGaatggaaggagggagaaaag AAAGCAGCTGACCTTGCAGTCCATGAGAGCTTACGACGAGAGGCAGAAAAAGGAGACCGGCACCTCCAATGAGTCCTCTAGCGAGCAGACCTCCTTTAAGTGTTTCGCTCAGTCCACATCCCCCGCTGTGTCTGCGGTGGGCACATCCAATCTCAAAG ACTTGTGCCCCAGCGAGGGGGAGAGCGATGCCGAAAGCAAAGATGAGCCGCTGCTGGAGGCCGGTGATTCCGGCAAGATCAGCACCACCACCGCGGTTGCGGAAGATCCCCGGGAGAAGGGCGGCAGCCCAGCCAAAGCGCCCTTCTTTGCCCCGGAATCGGCGGCCAGCAAGAGCAGGGACGGCCCCGGCCGGACTGAGAAAGCCCCCCCTGACTCCAGGCACAGCCCAGCTGCCATTTCCTCTAGCACCCGGGGCGTCGGCCGCGAGGAGCTCAAAAGCCCCCTCCGGGACGCCCCGAAGGTGGAGGAGGCTAGGCTGCTGAGCTCCTTTGCTCCGCTCACTGTGCAGACAGACAGCCCGGCGCATCTGAGCCAGGGGCCCTTGCAGAACCTCGGCTTCCCCCCTGGCTTGGCCAGCCAGCAGTTCTTCAGTCCCTTGGGCAACGGGCACccgctcctcctgcaccccagccagtTCGCCATGGGGGGAGCCTTCTCCGGcatggctgctggcatggggCCCTTGCTGGCCACCGTTTCCGGGGCCTCAGCCGGAGTTAGCGGACTGGACAGCACGGTCATGGCCACAGCAGCGGCTCAGGGACTTTCGGGGGCGTCGGCAGCTGCGCTACCGTTTCATCTTCAGCAGCACGTCCTGGCCTCTCAG GACCTGGCCATGTCTCCCTTCGGAAGCTTCTTCCCCTATCCCTATACctacatggctgctgcagccgCTGCCTCCTCCGCAGCCACCAGCTCGGTGCACCGGCATCCTTTCCTCAGCGCAGTGCGCCCCCGACTGAGGTACAGCCCCTACTCCATCCCTGTGCCCCTGCCAGACAGCAGCAGCCTCCTGACCACGGCTCTCCCCAGCgtggccagcagcacaggggaaggCAAATCAAGCAACATGGCAGAGTCCGTAGCTTTGAACTCTGGCTCAGAACTCAACAGCAGGTCCTCCACTCTCTCTTCGGGATCCGTGTCCTTGTCCCCTAAACTCTGCTCTGAAAAGGAAGCGACCAGCGAACTGCAGAACATCCAGCGTCTAGTGAGTGGACTTGAATCCAAGCAAGACAGATCCAGGAGTGGATCTCCTTaa